The Nitrospira sp. sequence TGGTCAATAAGATGCTTCCGAGTTCCTCCAGATTGTCCGTCATGGCCTTGCGCCGGGCTTCGATAAAATACCAGCTTAATGACGAACAGGTCATGATGAGAATGAGGCTGAAAAACGCCATGAACTTCAAGCGGAGACCGAAGAGTCGAGCCCCAGACCCTGGTCCGGGACGTTGTCCTCTTAGGAGTCCTGAGCTATCCATGGGCCGACTCATCTAATAAGTTTCGTCGATAAGGCTGTCGAGCTCTCTTGGAATCGAGATGCCGAGATACCGCGCGGTCTTGACATTCACCGTGATCCTGACCCGCTGGACAGGAACGGGTTTGAGGGGAAGCCGTTCTTCCCTGTCCAAGATACGCTTGGCAAGGAGCCCGGTTTCTCGGCCTACTTCGTTGTAGCTGATCGACAAGCTGAGCAATGCGCCCAGGCGGGTAAACTCGGATGAAAAGCCGATGACGGGAACCTGTTTGGCCAACGCCGATTCGAGAATAAAGCGGATCGATTCATCGGTCAGCACCGTCGAATCCGGAATCAGCCATAAGGCTTCCGATTCGGACAGGAGCAGCCGCAGTTGCTGAGGGACTTCCTTCTCATGCTCGACCATGAATCCCCGCAACTGAACGTTATGGACAGAAGCCTGCGCCTCCGCGTCCTTGAAGCGGGAAGCAGACTTGCCGGGATCGTACAACATGCCGATCCGGCGAAGGGTGGGCAACAACGCGC is a genomic window containing:
- a CDS encoding ABC transporter substrate-binding protein, which codes for MRSAHIRRLSLALILLSYFLSVQAEAAGTEIAILKSPDLKAYSDAVEGFKATAPTGATYIEYDLRGDLEQGKQLVRKIRASDASLVVAVGLKAALAVKLEIVDTPILYMMVLDPLKHHLTAANMTGVLLEIPTDRQLKVMRALLPTLRRIGMLYDPGKSASRFKDAEAQASVHNVQLRGFMVEHEKEVPQQLRLLLSESEALWLIPDSTVLTDESIRFILESALAKQVPVIGFSSEFTRLGALLSLSISYNEVGRETGLLAKRILDREERLPLKPVPVQRVRITVNVKTARYLGISIPRELDSLIDETY